In Leifsonia sp. ZF2019, a genomic segment contains:
- the gcvH gene encoding glycine cleavage system protein GcvH encodes MAAEQDLKYTAEHEWLLVEGDVATVGITSYAAEKLGDVVFVELPAVGSSVAAGRVVGEIESTKSVGELFAPVDGTVTAVNDAVVDSPELVNSDPFGEGWLVKVSFTELPALLGYDEYAALTGE; translated from the coding sequence ATGGCCGCAGAGCAGGACCTCAAGTACACCGCCGAGCACGAGTGGCTCCTCGTGGAGGGCGACGTCGCGACCGTGGGCATCACCTCCTACGCCGCCGAGAAGCTGGGCGACGTCGTCTTCGTCGAACTGCCGGCGGTGGGCAGCTCCGTCGCCGCCGGTCGTGTCGTCGGCGAGATCGAGTCGACGAAGTCGGTCGGTGAGCTGTTCGCGCCCGTCGACGGCACCGTCACCGCCGTGAACGACGCCGTCGTCGATTCCCCCGAGCTGGTCAACAGCGACCCGTTCGGCGAGGGCTGGCTCGTGAAGGTCTCCTTCACCGAGCTGCCCGCCCTGCTCGGCTACGACGAGTACGCCGCCCTCACGGGCGAGTGA
- the gcvP gene encoding aminomethyl-transferring glycine dehydrogenase, with the protein MTELFQARHIGTDGDAQRTMLSALGEAHARSYSSVEEVVAAAVPAGIRVDPAYRPALPSPASERAALRELRQIASRNTVNRSLIGLGYYGTITPAVVKRNVLENPGWYTAYTPYQPEISQGRLEALINFQTMVADLTGLDTANASMLDEGTAVVEGMLLARRASKAASARFVVDVDTFPQTVALLRNRAEAVGIELVVRDLASTAADAPELSDAFGLFVQYPGASGRVWDPSAVIATAKAAGAVVVAAADLLALTQLRSPGELGADVAVGTSQRFGVPMGFGGPHAGYMAVRSGLERQLPGRLVGVSQDAVGKPAYRLTLQTREQHIRREKATSNICTAQVLLAVMAAMYAVYHGPRGLRAIGRQVHASTAAVAELLRASGVEVVSRSFFDTLQVAVDDASGVVERAHARGLLLHATDAGLVSLSVDEEVAADLRDGVFPLADLIEALGGTVDGEPALSLPSAASFDSALERRSEYLTHPVFNTHHSETAMMRYLRQLQDRDYALDRGMIPLGSCTMKLNAATEMEAVTWPEFAALHPFAPAADVSGSLELIDQLEAWLADVTGYDTVSLQPNAGSQGELAGLLAIRGYHRSRGDEQRTVCLIPQSAHGTNAASAVLAGMRVVVVATDGLGNVDLDDLRAKIAEHAETLAALMITYPSTHGVYEHEVVAITSAVHDAGGQVYVDGANLNALLGYARFGDFGGDVSHLNLHKTFCIPHGGGGPGVGPVAAKAHLAPFLPGHPLAQDATHVLAGGGRVEHGGAPVSAAPYGSPSILPISWAYVRMMGAEGLRDATGAAVLAANYVAARLRDHFPVLYAGEDGLVAHECILDVRPLTERTGVTVDDVAKRLVDYGFHAPTMSFPVAGTLMVEPTESEDLAELDRFVTAMIAIKAEADAVADGAWPVDDNPLRGAPHTAESVVAADWDHPYTREQAVYPVPGLVRGKYWPPVRRIDQAYGDRNLFCACPPPEAFS; encoded by the coding sequence ATGACTGAACTCTTCCAGGCGCGCCACATCGGGACCGACGGCGACGCTCAGCGCACCATGCTGTCCGCACTCGGGGAGGCGCACGCGCGCTCGTACTCCTCCGTCGAGGAGGTCGTCGCCGCGGCCGTGCCCGCCGGCATCCGCGTCGACCCCGCCTACCGGCCCGCGCTGCCGTCGCCCGCGAGCGAGCGTGCCGCGCTCCGCGAGCTGCGGCAGATCGCCTCGCGCAACACGGTCAACCGCTCGCTGATCGGCCTCGGCTACTACGGGACCATCACCCCCGCGGTCGTCAAGCGGAACGTGCTCGAGAACCCCGGCTGGTACACGGCGTACACGCCCTACCAGCCCGAGATCTCGCAGGGACGTCTGGAAGCCCTGATCAACTTCCAGACGATGGTCGCCGATCTCACGGGGCTCGACACCGCGAACGCGTCGATGCTCGACGAGGGCACCGCCGTGGTCGAGGGGATGCTGCTGGCCCGGCGCGCCTCCAAGGCCGCGTCCGCGCGGTTCGTCGTCGACGTGGACACTTTCCCGCAGACCGTCGCCCTGCTCCGCAACCGGGCGGAGGCCGTCGGCATCGAGCTCGTCGTGCGCGACCTCGCGTCGACGGCCGCCGATGCCCCGGAGCTCTCCGACGCCTTCGGTCTGTTCGTGCAGTACCCGGGGGCGTCCGGGCGCGTCTGGGATCCGTCCGCCGTGATCGCGACGGCCAAGGCCGCCGGCGCCGTCGTGGTGGCGGCCGCCGACCTGCTCGCCCTCACGCAGCTCCGCTCGCCGGGAGAGCTCGGCGCCGATGTCGCGGTGGGCACGAGCCAGCGCTTCGGGGTGCCGATGGGGTTCGGCGGCCCGCACGCCGGCTACATGGCCGTCCGCTCCGGACTGGAGCGTCAGCTGCCCGGCCGCCTCGTCGGCGTCTCGCAGGACGCCGTGGGCAAGCCGGCCTACCGCCTCACCCTGCAGACCCGCGAGCAGCACATCCGCCGGGAGAAGGCCACCTCCAACATCTGCACCGCGCAGGTGCTCCTGGCCGTCATGGCCGCGATGTACGCCGTCTATCACGGCCCGCGCGGGCTCCGCGCGATCGGCCGCCAGGTGCACGCGAGCACCGCCGCGGTCGCAGAGCTGCTGCGCGCCTCGGGCGTCGAGGTGGTGTCCCGGTCGTTCTTCGACACGCTCCAGGTCGCCGTCGACGACGCGTCCGGCGTCGTCGAGCGCGCCCACGCACGCGGGCTGCTGCTGCACGCCACGGACGCGGGCCTGGTCTCCCTGAGCGTGGACGAGGAGGTCGCCGCCGACCTGCGCGACGGCGTCTTCCCCCTCGCGGACCTGATCGAGGCCCTCGGCGGCACGGTCGACGGCGAGCCCGCGCTGTCGCTGCCGTCCGCCGCGTCCTTCGACTCCGCCCTCGAGCGCCGCTCGGAGTACCTGACCCATCCGGTCTTCAACACCCACCACTCCGAGACCGCCATGATGCGCTACCTGCGCCAGCTGCAGGACCGCGACTACGCGCTCGACCGCGGCATGATCCCGCTCGGCTCCTGCACGATGAAGCTCAACGCCGCCACCGAGATGGAGGCGGTCACCTGGCCGGAGTTCGCCGCTCTCCACCCGTTCGCCCCCGCGGCGGACGTGAGCGGCTCCCTCGAGCTGATCGACCAGCTCGAGGCCTGGCTCGCCGACGTGACGGGCTACGACACCGTCTCCCTGCAGCCCAACGCGGGCAGCCAGGGCGAGCTCGCCGGCCTGCTGGCGATCCGCGGCTACCACCGTTCACGCGGGGATGAACAGCGCACGGTCTGTCTCATCCCGCAGAGCGCGCACGGCACGAACGCCGCCTCCGCCGTCCTGGCCGGGATGCGCGTGGTCGTCGTCGCGACCGACGGGCTCGGCAACGTCGACCTGGACGATCTCCGCGCGAAGATCGCGGAGCACGCCGAGACGCTCGCCGCCCTCATGATCACCTACCCGTCGACGCACGGCGTGTACGAGCACGAGGTCGTGGCGATCACCTCCGCCGTCCACGACGCCGGGGGACAGGTCTACGTCGACGGCGCCAACCTCAACGCCCTGCTCGGCTACGCGCGGTTCGGCGACTTCGGCGGCGATGTCAGCCACCTCAACCTGCACAAGACCTTCTGCATCCCGCACGGCGGCGGCGGTCCCGGCGTCGGCCCGGTCGCGGCGAAGGCGCACCTCGCGCCGTTCCTGCCCGGCCACCCGCTCGCGCAGGACGCCACGCACGTCCTCGCCGGCGGAGGACGGGTGGAGCACGGCGGCGCGCCGGTCTCGGCCGCGCCGTACGGCAGTCCGAGCATCCTCCCCATCAGCTGGGCGTATGTCCGCATGATGGGCGCCGAGGGTCTGCGGGACGCGACCGGTGCTGCTGTGCTCGCCGCCAACTACGTCGCCGCGCGCCTGCGCGACCACTTCCCGGTGCTGTACGCGGGCGAGGACGGCCTCGTAGCGCACGAGTGCATCCTCGACGTCCGCCCGCTCACCGAGCGCACGGGCGTGACGGTGGACGACGTGGCGAAGCGCCTCGTCGACTACGGCTTCCACGCGCCGACGATGTCGTTCCCCGTCGCGGGCACGCTGATGGTGGAGCCGACCGAGAGCGAGGACCTCGCCGAGCTCGACCGCTTCGTGACGGCCATGATCGCGATCAAGGCCGAGGCCGACGCCGTCGCCGACGGGGCCTGGCCCGTCGACGACAACCCGCTGCGCGGAGCGCCGCACACGGCGGAGTCCGTCGTCGCCGCCGACTGGGACCACCCGTACACGCGCGAGCAGGCCGTCTACCCGGTCCCGGGGCTGGTGCGCGGCAAGTACTGGCCACCGGTGCGCCGCATCGACCAGGCCTACGGCGACCGCAACCTGTTCTGCGCCTGCCCGCCGCCGGAGGCGTTCTCCTGA
- the gcvT gene encoding glycine cleavage system aminomethyltransferase GcvT has translation MTSQDDRPHDGGRTSPLHDAHAAAGASFTDFAGWQMPVRYSSDLAEHHAVRTAAGLFDLSHMGEIVLIGPEAGEALDYALAGKLSALAIDQAKYSLLLSRAGGIVDDLVVYRTGDDRFMVVANAGNRDVVAEELRERTAPFDVEVYDESDDIALIAVQGPASLSILLATEGFTVEGGDIAERLTALKYYWSVPAEFEGHQVLIARTGYTGEDGFELYLAPDEARTLWDALLEAGTEQGLVPAGLASRDTLRLEAGMPLYGHELGLDTKPASAGLGRVVNLAKDTDFIGRAASEDGPHPDARVLVGLTGQGKRAARAGYPVVAAAPDGADEEVGVVTSGALSPTIGVPIAMAYVAPRFARPGTELHVDVRGTRLPFTVTALPFYRRKTDSPRKDG, from the coding sequence ATGACCTCGCAGGACGACCGGCCGCACGACGGCGGACGCACGTCGCCCCTCCACGACGCCCACGCCGCCGCGGGCGCCTCCTTCACAGACTTCGCCGGGTGGCAGATGCCCGTGCGCTACTCGAGCGACCTCGCCGAGCATCACGCCGTCCGCACCGCGGCGGGGCTGTTCGACCTCTCCCACATGGGCGAGATCGTGCTCATCGGGCCGGAGGCCGGGGAGGCCCTGGACTACGCGCTCGCCGGCAAGCTCTCCGCTCTCGCGATCGACCAGGCGAAGTACTCGCTGCTGCTCTCGCGCGCCGGCGGGATCGTGGACGACCTGGTGGTCTACCGCACCGGCGACGACCGCTTCATGGTGGTCGCCAACGCCGGCAACCGCGACGTCGTCGCCGAGGAGTTGCGCGAGCGCACCGCCCCGTTCGATGTCGAGGTCTACGACGAGAGCGACGACATCGCCCTGATCGCGGTGCAGGGGCCGGCGAGCCTGTCCATCCTGCTCGCGACCGAGGGCTTCACCGTCGAGGGCGGCGACATCGCCGAGCGCCTCACCGCGCTCAAGTACTACTGGAGCGTTCCCGCCGAGTTCGAGGGCCACCAGGTCCTCATCGCGCGCACCGGCTACACGGGTGAGGACGGCTTCGAGCTGTATCTCGCGCCCGACGAGGCGCGCACCCTGTGGGACGCCCTCCTGGAGGCCGGCACCGAGCAGGGCCTCGTGCCCGCCGGTCTCGCCAGCCGCGACACCCTCCGTCTGGAGGCCGGGATGCCGCTGTACGGTCACGAGCTCGGCCTCGACACCAAGCCGGCGTCGGCCGGCCTCGGCCGCGTCGTGAACCTCGCGAAGGACACCGACTTCATCGGCCGCGCCGCCAGCGAGGACGGCCCCCACCCCGACGCCCGCGTGCTCGTCGGCCTGACCGGCCAGGGGAAGCGCGCCGCCCGCGCGGGCTACCCGGTGGTCGCCGCCGCCCCCGACGGCGCGGACGAGGAGGTGGGCGTCGTCACCTCCGGCGCCCTCTCGCCGACCATCGGCGTGCCCATCGCGATGGCCTACGTCGCGCCCCGGTTCGCCCGTCCCGGGACCGAGCTGCACGTCGACGTGCGCGGCACCCGCCTCCCGTTCACCGTCACCGCCCTCCCCTTCTACCGCAGGAAGACCGACTCCCCACGAAAGGACGGCTGA
- a CDS encoding NUDIX hydrolase: MAGEHQRPSVMLAVSTVIFALRTDDATGGLPQVWLPLVRRIRDPFEGRWALPGGPLHGEEDLAFAAARTLSDTTGLTPRYLEQLYAFGDTSRSPAGERVVSIVYWALVRSEEAERASVGENVRWFPADDLPPLAFDHQLIAEYALWRLRTKMEYSRIAHAFLGERFTLAQLREVHEAVLGRALDPANFRRTIEASGTVEATDEYLTGTPHRPPRLYRYNDSIDLADAGPLPRQQHPFGGEK; encoded by the coding sequence ATGGCAGGGGAGCACCAGAGGCCGAGCGTGATGCTCGCCGTCTCCACGGTGATCTTCGCCCTGCGCACGGACGACGCGACGGGCGGCCTTCCCCAGGTCTGGCTGCCACTGGTGCGCCGCATCCGCGATCCGTTCGAGGGCCGCTGGGCGCTCCCCGGCGGGCCGCTGCACGGCGAGGAGGATCTCGCCTTCGCCGCCGCCCGCACCCTCAGCGACACGACCGGCCTCACCCCGCGGTACCTGGAGCAGCTGTACGCCTTCGGCGACACCTCCCGCTCCCCCGCCGGCGAACGCGTCGTCTCGATCGTCTACTGGGCGCTGGTGCGCTCGGAGGAGGCCGAGCGTGCGAGCGTCGGCGAGAACGTGCGCTGGTTCCCGGCCGACGACCTCCCGCCGCTCGCCTTCGACCACCAGCTCATCGCGGAGTACGCCCTCTGGCGGCTGCGCACCAAGATGGAGTACTCCCGCATCGCCCACGCCTTCCTGGGCGAGCGCTTCACCCTCGCCCAGCTGCGGGAGGTGCACGAGGCGGTCCTCGGGCGCGCGCTCGACCCCGCCAACTTCCGCCGCACGATCGAGGCCTCCGGCACTGTGGAGGCGACGGACGAATACCTGACCGGCACACCGCACCGCCCCCCGCGGCTCTACCGGTACAACGACTCGATCGACCTCGCCGACGCGGGCCCACTGCCGCGCCAGCAGCATCCATTCGGAGGAGAGAAATGA
- a CDS encoding CPBP family intramembrane glutamic endopeptidase — MSSEPTWTGEVPVERPGRARLWWEIAIVLGLSLGQSAIYAIVDIVDKSTRSQALADQVAQVNPSQSSRELFDVVYQVLGNLFPLFAVALVIFLLWQPGRSGFRRIGLDATRPWQDLGRGGLLFLVIGIPGILFFALTRVLGITVTVEASSLTTHWWTVPVLILAALRAGLQEEVIVVGYLYTRLRQLGWGTWTIILGAAVLRGSYHLYQGFGPFIGNAVMGVVFGWCYTRWGRTMPLVIAHVVIDIVSFVGYPLAVAWWPAIFA; from the coding sequence ATGAGCAGTGAACCGACCTGGACCGGCGAGGTGCCCGTCGAGCGGCCCGGCCGGGCGCGGCTGTGGTGGGAGATCGCGATCGTTCTGGGGCTGTCCCTCGGGCAGTCCGCGATCTACGCGATCGTCGACATCGTCGACAAGAGCACGCGGTCGCAAGCGCTGGCCGACCAGGTGGCCCAGGTCAACCCGTCGCAGTCGAGCCGGGAGCTGTTCGACGTCGTGTACCAGGTGCTGGGCAACCTGTTCCCGCTGTTCGCCGTCGCACTGGTGATCTTCCTCCTCTGGCAGCCGGGGCGCAGCGGGTTCCGGCGGATCGGCCTGGACGCCACCCGGCCCTGGCAGGACCTCGGGCGGGGCGGGCTGCTCTTCTTGGTGATCGGCATCCCGGGCATCCTGTTCTTCGCGCTCACGCGCGTGCTCGGCATCACCGTCACCGTCGAGGCGTCGTCGCTCACCACCCACTGGTGGACGGTGCCGGTCCTGATCCTCGCGGCGCTGCGGGCCGGGCTGCAGGAGGAGGTCATCGTCGTCGGGTACCTCTACACCCGGCTGCGCCAGCTCGGCTGGGGCACCTGGACGATCATCCTGGGTGCTGCGGTGCTGCGCGGCAGCTACCACCTCTACCAGGGCTTCGGCCCGTTCATCGGCAACGCCGTCATGGGCGTCGTCTTCGGCTGGTGCTACACGCGCTGGGGCCGGACGATGCCCCTGGTGATCGCGCACGTCGTCATCGACATCGTTTCGTTCGTCGGCTATCCGCTCGCCGTCGCCTGGTGGCCCGCGATCTTCGCGTGA
- the nadA gene encoding quinolinate synthase NadA: MASVDTTIQLIARGEVDGATCTPDLVEAPWNFDSAPPSYGPGASMADPIPALAPRQGELPEEYRTASADELHTRILDAKAALGDRVAVMGHFYQRDEVVQFADFVGDSFQLANAAKARPEAEAIVFCGVHFMAETADIVSRPDQRVILPNLAAGCSMADMADLDSVQECWEQLEELYGTEPDAEGRVPVIPVTYMNSSAALKAFCGEHGGIVCTSSNAATVLQWAFERGQRVLFFPDQHLGRNTAKAMGVPLEQMPLWNPRKAWGGTDEQTLQDARVILWHGFCSVHKRFTVGQIEHARAEFPGVRVIVHPECPMDVVDAADEYGSTDYIVKAIQAAPAGSTFAIGTEINLVQRLAAQFPQHTIFCLDAVVCPCSTMYRIHPGYLAWVLEGLVRGEVLNQVSVPAEVAEPARVALERMLAARPDTTMAA; the protein is encoded by the coding sequence ATCGCCTCGGTCGACACGACCATCCAGCTCATCGCCCGCGGCGAGGTCGACGGCGCGACCTGCACGCCCGACCTCGTCGAGGCGCCCTGGAACTTCGACTCCGCTCCCCCGTCGTACGGGCCCGGCGCCTCGATGGCCGACCCGATCCCCGCACTCGCACCGCGGCAAGGCGAGCTGCCGGAGGAGTACCGCACGGCGAGCGCCGACGAGCTGCACACGCGCATCCTGGACGCCAAGGCCGCACTCGGAGACCGCGTCGCGGTGATGGGCCACTTCTACCAGCGCGACGAGGTCGTGCAGTTCGCCGACTTCGTGGGCGACTCCTTCCAGCTGGCGAATGCGGCCAAGGCGCGTCCGGAGGCGGAGGCGATCGTGTTCTGCGGAGTGCACTTCATGGCCGAGACCGCCGACATCGTGTCGCGCCCCGACCAGCGCGTCATCCTCCCGAACCTGGCCGCCGGGTGCTCGATGGCCGACATGGCCGACCTCGACTCGGTGCAGGAGTGCTGGGAGCAGCTCGAGGAGCTGTACGGGACGGAGCCGGATGCGGAGGGGCGTGTGCCGGTCATCCCGGTGACGTACATGAACTCGTCGGCGGCGCTCAAAGCCTTCTGCGGGGAGCACGGCGGGATCGTCTGCACCTCCTCCAACGCGGCGACCGTGCTGCAGTGGGCGTTCGAGCGCGGGCAGCGGGTCCTTTTCTTCCCCGACCAGCACCTCGGCCGCAACACCGCCAAGGCGATGGGCGTGCCGCTGGAGCAGATGCCGCTGTGGAACCCGCGCAAGGCGTGGGGCGGGACGGACGAGCAGACCCTGCAGGACGCCCGCGTGATCCTCTGGCACGGCTTCTGCTCGGTGCACAAGCGCTTCACGGTCGGGCAGATCGAGCACGCCCGCGCCGAGTTCCCCGGCGTCCGGGTGATCGTGCACCCCGAGTGCCCGATGGACGTCGTCGACGCGGCCGACGAGTACGGTTCGACAGACTACATCGTGAAGGCCATCCAGGCGGCGCCCGCCGGATCGACGTTCGCGATCGGGACCGAGATCAACCTCGTCCAACGGCTCGCGGCGCAGTTCCCGCAGCACACGATCTTCTGCCTCGACGCGGTCGTCTGCCCGTGCTCGACGATGTACCGCATCCACCCCGGCTACCTGGCGTGGGTGCTGGAGGGCCTCGTCCGCGGCGAGGTGCTCAACCAGGTGAGCGTGCCGGCCGAGGTCGCCGAGCCCGCCCGCGTCGCGCTGGAGCGGATGCTCGCGGCGCGGCCGGACACGACCATGGCGGCCTGA